The following proteins come from a genomic window of Miscanthus floridulus cultivar M001 chromosome 2, ASM1932011v1, whole genome shotgun sequence:
- the LOC136536890 gene encoding uncharacterized protein — MLMATRKLLHYFTDHVVVVVTSYPLGDIVRYRDATGQISKWALKLMGHDIRYISHTAIMSQALADFVVEWTEVQLLTLDVTHEYWTMYFNGSVMAPRLGVGVVLISPDGSRLRYAIRLHFSASNNVTEYEALINGLRTPIELGAARLCVCDDSELVIDQVMKESSCKIPLMAAYC, encoded by the coding sequence atgctaatggcgacccggaagctcctacactacttcaccgaccacgtaGTCGTGGTTGTCACTTcgtacccgctcggagacatcgtccgctACCGCGACGCCACAGgacagatctccaagtgggcactcaaactcatgggccacgacatcaggtatatctccCATACCGCCATTATGTCTCAAGCTCTTGCGGATTTTGTtgtcgaatggacggaggtccagctactgaccctagatgtcacccacgagtactggacaatgtacttcaatgggtccgtCATGGCGCCCCGGCTCGgggttggagtggttctgatctccccagacgggagtaggctccgctacgccatccgcctccacttttcagcctcaaacaacgtcacggagtacgaggccctcatcaatggactacgcaccCCCATCGAACTTGGTGCTGCGCGACTCTGCGTTTGCGACGACTCGGAGCTGGTaatcgatcaggtcatgaaggagtcctcatGCAAaatccccctcatggcagcatactgctaa